The Rhea pennata isolate bPtePen1 chromosome 5, bPtePen1.pri, whole genome shotgun sequence nucleotide sequence GCTGCAGACGTCAGAAATGCTAACCCCATCGCTGCGCTCCTCAGGGCCAGCGGCCGCAGGACTCAAACGTAGCCTCCAACAGCCCACTGATGCTGCATCACTTCTCCCAGGCCCCCCTGCACAGCCTCCAGTACCTCCAACCACCTCACCAAGGCCTGCATTGCTGCCCAAAGCTTCAAGACTGCTGCACACCCATTGACACCCCAACACCCTGCTGAGATCTCCACATGCCAGTCAATGTTGGGCCAACTCTTCTGGACACCCCAGAAGTGCCCAACACCCCAGTGCCCCCTGCTTCCCTACACCCACACCACTCTCCTCACACCTGACACCTCTGCATCTCCACCGGCACCTCCAGCATCCCCTGATGCCCCCCCACACCAGCCACTCTGAGACCTCCATGCTGCTGTCCTGCTGTGCTGTAACACCCTACCAAATGCCCCTTCACACCCAGCGCTCCACTGAGACCTCCATGCTGCTGTCCTGCTGTGCTCTAACACCCTACCAAATGCCCCTTCACACCCAGCGCTCCACTGAGACCTCCACGCTGCTGTCCTGCTGTGCTCTAACACCCTACCAAATGCCCCTTCacacctgctgctctgctcagacCTCCACACTGCTGTCCTACCGTGCTTTAACACCCTATCTATATCACTGACAGCCTCAATACTCCAACACCTCCGCATACTGGCAACCACCACCCTTGCCAGTAGCCCACTGACACTTCCGCCCCCCTCTCGTACCCATCAATATCCCTTTACTCCTCTAAAACACCCTCACCACACTTCTGCCCCTAAAAAACTCCCCACACTCACCACTGCTCCAAGCACCCATATACCACCAGCTACAGCCCTCACCAAGGCACCTAACTGGATAACATCCTCACAACACCTTCAAATCCTTCAGCACCCTCTCCACAACCACAGTTTCAGCCTCATCTGTCACAAAATAGGCAGGCATATTTGCTCACCAACACCCCTGGGCCAACGCAAACATCAACAACAGTTGCACAAAGGTACAGCTAAGGCATTAACAACCCCAGGTATTCCTCCCTGGCCATCCAAGCCCCCACCAACAGACACTACAAGTGACAACATCCACTCTCCACACCCATCTATCACCACAGTCCCCCCTAATATTCCTCCCAGTAAAGAACCCGCCCAAGGCTCCCTCTCCCAGGTGTCCTACTCCCCTTGCTCACTGCAACCGTCCCTGAGTGCCCTACACTCACCCTGAGGATTTCTCCGGCTTGGGGGGCAGTGCCAGGGGTTTCCCACTCAAGCTGGGGATCTTGCAGGACTTGGAGCGCTGCACATGTGGGTCCTTGGCAGGAGTCAGCTTGCCATCCCCCAGCTGCGGCCCCTCCTCAGCAGAGCGGTTCCGGCCCCTCAGCTTGGCCTAGGGACATCAGGGAGGTGGAATTGGGCTCTCAGCACCCTCTCCAAAAATACCCCCTCACATCCTCCCCTGTCCCTCCCAGCACCACCCACCTCCAGCCATCCCTGcggctgcctcctgcctgtttcccctccccaaatcctCCCCTCCCAAGAGGGCAGAGATGCCTGCACAGCTTGGCTGGGACACACCCCCCTGCTTGATTGGGGTCCCAGTGAGTCTTACCTTGAGGGCAGATGCATTCAGACCAGGGAAGAGCGGCACCTTGACCCCCTTACCCGACAGGGATGCTCGCGCCCGACGGCTCTTGGGTTCCTCCGCTGCCTCCTCATCGGAGGATGCTGTCACATGGGCTGCACCGGGCTCTGCGAGGTGGGTGCAGGGGACAGTGTCACCACAGGAGCATGAGGCCGAGGCCATGAGGTCATGCTGCAGGCCACTCTGAGTGCCTGGAGACCTTTGCCACAGCCATACAGCCATGGGGACCCTCTCCTGCTGCCACCGCCCTGGGGGCTCTCACCTGTCGAGTCCTGGAAGATCCAGCTGTCACCCTCCGCAGCAGCCCCAGGACGGAGGGCAGGTGCCCGGTGCCCCCGTTTGCGACCCAGCTGGGCTTTGCTGCGGTACACAGTGCTGTCCAGGACCTCCGTGTCCTGCAGAGCCCCCGCAAGAGGTCAGTGCCGAGCACTGAGGAGCCCCAGGGCCCACACCCCACCAACCCAGCTAGCCCAGGGGGCCCACAGGCCCCCAGAGCAGAAGGTGGGAAGGGAAAGGTAGCCACATGCctacagtgtgtgtgtgggggggggggcaaattTGCAGCCTGCCTCTCCGGGGAGGCTAAGGACTAGAGGGGACAAGAACCACTCAGGCCCCCGAGACAAGCATCTCCCTGACTGCTGGGCTCCTCCAGGGCTGTATGAGGGGGGGCAGATGCTGCCCACTCTTTACTCACCTCCAGGAAGGTGAATTCGTGCCCAGAGAGGTCCCCAGGTCCCTCAGGCTGAGGGGTGGCCCAGGACAGCCGCTTCTCCTCCCAGATTGGTGGTCTCTTTCCATCTGGGTGGTCCAAGAGGGCCTCTTGGTTCTCCATCTCCGGCAGGGTCTCACTAGAAGCCTCTGGCAGTGGAGGGGAGACCCTGGGGCTGTGCAAGGTAGATGCCAGCTCGGGCAGGTCCCTCTCATCCGTGGAGCTGCGCCTCTGGAGCAGGGCTGGCGGCTCATCCAGGGGAAATGCTGTGACTGGGGGGTCGGCTAGAGCATCCTCCAGCACTGGGCTGCAGTCCGAGAGACAGGTGCCTGCAGGGCTTCTACTCAGACAGACAAGACAAGACCCCATAGTTCCTCCAGCTCCAGTTTAACACCAGCCCTTTCCCAGCTCCGTGTGCCTTCGACTgctccccagcaccctcctGGGGAAAATGAGGCACGGAGAGGGCCTAACACTGCTTCCACAGACATGGGGCAAGCTGGGGACAGAGCTCAACTGTCCAGGactctccccctccccttaGGGTGTCATCTGCCAAGGGCTACGGGAGAATCCAATCAAGGGAGTAGTACCTCTGGAAAGTGCCCCCAAAATCCCTTCCCAAGGGTTAGCAGAGAATTTGGAGGCTGGGGAAGGCATAGAGAGCACCAAACCCTCAGAGGGCTCAGGCCACCTCTCCCCATTGGGTTTAATGGAGCAGAGGCGCAGAGAGAGGGGTTAGACCCCaaaaggcaggcagcagccttcAGGAGACAGCTGGGAAGGCACCAGGCCCAGGCATCGGTGAGACATGACCCAGGGGAcccaaggagcaggaggaggcaggcTGGGATTGGGGCCACCTCCTGCAAAAACATCCCCAGGGCAGAGGAGCTCGCaggggtggggaagggaggtGTGACATGGGGTCCAGTCAAGGAAAGGTAGCAATTCCTGGAGGAGCCATAAATCCTCCTGAGCCAGGGGAGGAAACTcatctctcccctccccttcccttggGCAAAGGAAGGCGCTCGCAGCAGGAAACCAACAGTTCCCAAGGCAGTGGGTGGGGGTTCTCTGCTGTCTAATAACAGCAGGACCAAGGCTGGGACCTTCTTGAGGCCAGTGGGACTTTTTGTCCCAGTCCCCTGGGATCCTTACACTCATGCAGTTCATGGGGGTTTATTATTTTGGGAACTCCCAGCCCCTTAAATTTGGCTGAAATCAAGTTATGGGGTTCCCACGTCCTAGTAGGGGAAGATAACGGCACAGCAACAACTCTGTCACCTCCTCGGGAGGCGGAGGGAACCCTGTAAGCCCCTGATCTTTGTGTGTGGCTACCCACACTGGAAGGAGACCAGCACAGTATGTCCCAAAGGCATAACCTCTTCCTGCAAACCCTGACGGCAGATCCTGTTGGGACAAGTTGAAACCCAGGCCCTGACAAGGCTCCCGCTTGAGTTGTGGGGCCAGAAGCAACATGGGGAAATTtagaggctggggaagagctCTGGTCGCCCAGGGCCAGAGGGAGCAGGTTTCCCTGCTATGGGGTGGCTGCAAACTCCAAGCCACCCCATGCCACCACCCAAAGGGGCAAAAATCCCTCCCCTTGGCCACAGTCCCACCGCCAGCCCCCTCCTTACCCATCCTCCAAGCTGGTGCCAGCTTCCCCCTTCTGCTCCATGGCACTGAAGTCCCGGTTCCGGGCTGCACACCGGGCACCAAATGCGCTAGCCCACTCCTGGCGCCCAGCCTCTGTCTCCCTGGCCTCAGCCGAGGGGTCACACAGCTCCACGCTCCAGCTAGTGTCGCCGAGTTGTTGGCTCCAATCTGGTTCTTCCACTCGGGCCTCcctgggcagagcagagctgctggggaCAGGCAGGCTGCCTGGGCCCTGATCCCAGGCTATTTGGCCTGGTCCACCCCCGTCAGTGTCAGCAGGGCCCAGGCAGCTCATAGCATccaagctgctgaaggagagatCCCTTTGCCAGTCTCCTAGTGTTTCCCTGGGCTCAGGGGGCTCCTGCAGTTCCCTGGACCTAATTTCACTGGCCCAGGGTGCCAGGCCATCCAATGAAGCTCCAGCCCTGGAGGGATCTGCCACCCGGTCTGTCCCAATGATGCCAAATTGGTTCTGGTGCTCAGCTCCGCTGAGGCTAAGTTCTTCACCCCAGTCCCTGCTGCCAATGGTACCACACTCCTGCTTGTCAGTGCTTCTCCAGTCAGGATCTCGAGCTGGGCGATCAGGGGCACAGGAGCTGGGTAAGTCTCCTTTTCTGACACTGAAAGCGTTTGCTGGCTCAGGTTGGCCAACACTGCATTCACCAGCCCAACTCAGCCGGCCAGGACTGAACTCTCTATTCTCCTTTTTAGGGGTTGTAGAGCTGTAGTCACTGGCCCAGGCTGATCTGCTGGGACTAAACTCCCTGTCCTGTGTCTCCATTTCCCTGGGGGTGTATTCGCTATCCCAAGCTGATCTGCTGCGGCTGAACTTCCTGTCCTGGCTCTCCGTGTTCCTGGGGCTGTATTCGCTGGCCTCAGCCGGCCTGCTGGGGCTGAACTCCCTGTCCTGGGTCTCCATCTCCCTGGTGCTGTATTCACCAGCCCAGGCTGGTCGGCTGGGGCTGAACTCCCTGTCCTGGCTCTCTATAGCCCTGGCCTCAGCTGGTCGGCCAGGGCTAAACTCCCTGTCCTGTGTCTCCATCTCCCTGGTGCTGTATTCACCAGCCCAGGCTGGTCGGCTGGGGCTGAACTCCCTGTCCTGGCTCTCTGTAGCCCTGGCCTCAGCTGGTCGGCCGGGGCTAAACTCCCTGTCTTGGGTCTCCATATCCCTGGTGCTGTATTCACCAGCCCAGGCTGGTCTGCTGGGGCTGAACTCCCTGTCCTGGCTCTCCATATCCCTGGTGCTATATTTGCTGTCCCAGGCTGGTCTGCTGGGGCTGAACTCCCTGTCTTGGTTCTCCATGTCCTTAGTGTTGTATTTGCTGTCCCAGGCTGGCATACTGGAACAAAACTCCTTCTCTGGGGTCCCAGTGTCCCCCGTGCTGGATCTGCCAGCCCAGCCCAGTGTAAAATCCTCATCCTTCGTCTCAGTGTCTCTCTTGCTGTATTTACTGGCCCAGTCTGGGGTGATCTCCCTGTCCTTGATCTCTGCATCACTGGTGCCATATTCACCAGCCCAGGCAGGTGTGATGTCCCCATCCCGGGTCTCTGCATCCCCAGAGCCATATCTGCCAGCCCAACTGGGCTGCCTGGAGCTCAGCtccttgtcctgctgctggccaTGGCCCAAGCTGTAGGTCCTGCTCCAGTCAGCCTTCCCAGGGCTGATCTCCTCCTGGCTGCCAGCACTGTCCAAGCTATAGCCGGTGCTCCACTTGGGTTTGCCAGCATTGAAGTCTTGATCCTGTATGCAGCTTTCGCCTGCGGCACGGGAGCTAGACCAGTCACTGTCACTCAATCTTGTTTCCCCCATTAGCTCTGGCCCTTTGTAATCGCTCCCCCAGTCCCTCTTGGCAGTGCCGAAGGCCCCATCTTGCCGATTCGCATCACCAACACTGTGGGTGCTGTCCCAGCTGGACTTGGCACCAAACTCCTGGTCCTGCTCCGTCTCACCAGGCCAGTCTCTCTTCCCAGCTGTCGGTTCGTGGGTCCAATCAAAGGCACCAGCTTGGTGAGATCCCCCGATGCCAAATTCACTGCGCAGGTCCTTCCGTGACCAGCCGAGCAAGTCCTGGTAGGGAAAGGGTCAGAAAGGTGAGACAGGGCCACGGAGCACAGCCACAGAGATGCTGCACTCCAGGCCCCTTCCCAAGGAGGGGCCAGatcctgctgcctgccctctCCCACCCACTCCCCAGGCCGGGAGCTGCCGGACAGCTTGGGGGTACTCACAGCGCCTGTGCCTTCCCAGGGCCCCTCCCAGGCCCCCTCCCAGGCATGCGTGGGCCGAGCCCTCCCCAACTCGTCGCGCAGCTCCAGGTTGGCCAGCAGCCTCCGGAGGATGGCCGTGGTGCCCGACTCGCCAGCCATGGCTCCCCAGCGGGCCCTGCGCGCGCACGCACGCGGCTCAGACTGCTTTCGCCATCCAGCCCCACCCCAGCTCTTCCTGCCGGCATGGCGTGCTCCGCTCCAGCTCAGCCTCCACCCAACCCGTCCGactgctctgcctgctctggCAAGGCCCAGCCCCACTGGGGACGAGCCTAGCCACAccaacacacacagagagaggcATTAACCCTTCCCACCGCAGAGCCACACGCCTCCCCCAGAGCCTTACCTCTGGCCCCTCCGTGTCTGGAGAGCTGTGCCCCGCAGTGTGGGCCACGGGCGATGCCAGCAGCTCGGTCAGCCAGCCCGGGTCGGCATGGGCATCGGGGTGCTTTGAGGTCTCGGAAGATCCTTCGCCCTGGCCTGGCCCACCAGGGCCCTGCAGATTTACTGGGCGGCTGCCTGCGCATGCCACCTCCCAGGTTGAGTCAGCCTCAGAGGCCACAGGATCCAGATCCTGCGGGGCCACCTTGCAAAtgaggcagggctgggcagggggCTCAGCCTCAGCTGGGTCCTGGTCAGGCTCCATCACACACAGCAGGCCGCGGCACGTGGCGCCATcctgctcttcttccttctcctctgcgGAGCCCTTGGCCTCTCGCTGGGCCACAGGACCACCCGGACACAGATCcccctctgctccctggctcTTGGCCACCTCGGAACTGGGCTCTTCAGATCCACTGTCCACCTGGGAgcctggggggctgggggaaggACCCTCCCCATCTGACTCGCCCTCTTCAGAGAGCCCCGAGTCAGCTGCCTCACGAATGGGCGACCTCGGGGGTGAACCAACTCGCCTGGCACCCCGCGGGGCAGCCTGCGAGGGAAATGTCCACTCAAAGGACTGGGAAAGGCTCCAGCTGGACTCGCTGCCCAATGACCACTTCGACGGGGGGTCCCCAGGATGGGGAA carries:
- the TNKS1BP1 gene encoding 182 kDa tankyrase-1-binding protein — protein: MASQPQPLHPPLPCASAKGSTGLVAGSPEKGSARPKPPVRPKPRVLPKPAVPAKPCLPQPPPGPRHPRPELPSAEKINRLAGPKPYAGSSSGGALKRPSFSIKSPETPNGKGLSSPPLSAAGDLSLTPTDEVSPAPLTPSRKGPATFKVTPVPVAAKLERFPGTTVEEILAKMDSKEGPGSPDRARLSPFCPDAPSRFGSKTFTAFRRRPSREADGEAPSEARQAPLPSGAELGIGDDGCPISEMSGSPPAGPSCAGDPHGRWRPPSPPDLSSLQSGTLGPPGSPRPPACSALAPGAPFRPAELSASAPGSPDAPPELLAPGSPTPAPGSPEPPARPPAEVSAASIQAPGAPSSAAEPWLSISRSPGSPHTPSEGSPDTASPPTPGTPELPPRVACSPGSPEAVTGSPGPPSPDSEPPTRVSRPPGSPEGPDDSPVSRRSPDDSQGPNFSSLSSSRDSGLRRSSEGVLQPPTQGQGMGQLGGSLSALPHPGDPPSKWSLGSESSWSLSQSFEWTFPSQAAPRGARRVGSPPRSPIREAADSGLSEEGESDGEGPSPSPPGSQVDSGSEEPSSEVAKSQGAEGDLCPGGPVAQREAKGSAEEKEEEQDGATCRGLLCVMEPDQDPAEAEPPAQPCLICKVAPQDLDPVASEADSTWEVACAGSRPVNLQGPGGPGQGEGSSETSKHPDAHADPGWLTELLASPVAHTAGHSSPDTEGPEDLLGWSRKDLRSEFGIGGSHQAGAFDWTHEPTAGKRDWPGETEQDQEFGAKSSWDSTHSVGDANRQDGAFGTAKRDWGSDYKGPELMGETRLSDSDWSSSRAAGESCIQDQDFNAGKPKWSTGYSLDSAGSQEEISPGKADWSRTYSLGHGQQQDKELSSRQPSWAGRYGSGDAETRDGDITPAWAGEYGTSDAEIKDREITPDWASKYSKRDTETKDEDFTLGWAGRSSTGDTGTPEKEFCSSMPAWDSKYNTKDMENQDREFSPSRPAWDSKYSTRDMESQDREFSPSRPAWAGEYSTRDMETQDREFSPGRPAEARATESQDREFSPSRPAWAGEYSTREMETQDREFSPGRPAEARAIESQDREFSPSRPAWAGEYSTREMETQDREFSPSRPAEASEYSPRNTESQDRKFSRSRSAWDSEYTPREMETQDREFSPSRSAWASDYSSTTPKKENREFSPGRLSWAGECSVGQPEPANAFSVRKGDLPSSCAPDRPARDPDWRSTDKQECGTIGSRDWGEELSLSGAEHQNQFGIIGTDRVADPSRAGASLDGLAPWASEIRSRELQEPPEPRETLGDWQRDLSFSSLDAMSCLGPADTDGGGPGQIAWDQGPGSLPVPSSSALPREARVEEPDWSQQLGDTSWSVELCDPSAEARETEAGRQEWASAFGARCAARNRDFSAMEQKGEAGTSLEDGSPAGTCLSDCSPVLEDALADPPVTAFPLDEPPALLQRRSSTDERDLPELASTLHSPRVSPPLPEASSETLPEMENQEALLDHPDGKRPPIWEEKRLSWATPQPEGPGDLSGHEFTFLEDTEVLDSTVYRSKAQLGRKRGHRAPALRPGAAAEGDSWIFQDSTEPGAAHVTASSDEEAAEEPKSRRARASLSGKGVKVPLFPGLNASALKAKLRGRNRSAEEGPQLGDGKLTPAKDPHVQRSKSCKIPSLSGKPLALPPKPEKSSGSDASSPHWLQALKLKKKKS